From Drosophila nasuta strain 15112-1781.00 chromosome X, ASM2355853v1, whole genome shotgun sequence, one genomic window encodes:
- the LOC132797131 gene encoding uncharacterized protein LOC132797131 isoform X2, producing MWRLSRWSSGGSVAAAAAVPVPQSSCCWLLILLIIGQTVYAAASIIESSRLESTAAQPQTIAPSSEHRVQQQRQHQQEFGNASSTTSDYRTAFAAAASTTTTTSSTAILSSSGKQHALTLARPPRGGRFKRQEEEEEVDRCRLFVEGSPNKNELYSPEYPNLYPKNINCTRVITAPKGQIIRLDFRNSFNIEAKEECKFDFLEIRDGQYGFSQLIGKFCGTDFPPEITSKERYLWLHFHSDDTIEYTGFSAVYEFLDRNRESPSTDLNCTIEKDGFEGFINSTDVPADIREQVIRDKIPLDCIWRIQVKDNWKIFLKFLTFQLSKPNDCETNFLDIFPEQTVMPLRVKNFCGSAGESITTESNILHMRFYAEQSAITSTFAILYTAFRDRGSGSCASDEYDCEDATCISQELMCNERDNCKFRWDEEKCKTETNGQSEHVVIIIIVFGLILGGMVITFIVNCIRKIIRDQKIIRDVPALRDSVYHIDSFVLDAPKSAIFVGLQNDFLCDFTYTRHKEQQQQQHALANNNNGNGNGSSHTHTHTNSNSSNSCSQRSSIDSSNNNSQMQLHSESNSSSFEMQQQVLPLGDDYDCDYDCDYDYDCVSSNALDNLCPYQQQQQLQQQPSAEEQQLQLQLQLRQDVEQPDEEEELDEEEEQAEEEAEEEEAEEAEEEEEYDDGIGFSCDSDSATIAEDDEFVLVTGHCLPLTSNSNNNHNNNNNNGNSNSNSNCSSSLQCSTPTGIDGCSSAAASSTTSDVDAILPDLTPPLPPPPPPPPPRHQQPQLTVKSMPKARKALKFFNKII from the exons CTGCCGCCAGCATCATCGAATCCAGCCGCCTGGAATCGACAGCAGCTCAACCACAGACAATAGCGCCAAGCAGCGAGCATcgagtgcagcagcagcggcaacatcaACAGGAGTTCGGCAATGCCAGCAGCACCACTTCCGACTATCGAACAgcatttgctgctgccgcatcgacaacaacaacaacatcatcgaCCGCAATcctcagcagcagcgggaAGCAGCATGCTTTAACGCTCGCTCGACCACCTCGCGGGGGACGCTTCAAGcggcaggaggaggaggaagaggttGATCGCTGTCGACTCTTTGTGGAGGGCTCTCCGAACAAGAATGAACTCTACAGTCCGGAGTATCCCAATCTCTATCCCAAGAACATCAATTGCACGAGAGTCATCACAG CGCCAAAGGGTCAAATCATACGCCTGGACTTTCGCAACTCGTTTAACATCGAGGCCAAGGAAGAgtgcaaatttgattttcttgaA ATACGCGATGGACAATATGGCTTCTCGCAGCTGATTGGTAAATTCTGCGGCACAGATTTCCCACCGGAAATCACCTCGAAGGAACGGTATCTGTGGCTGCATTTCCATTCGGACGATACCATTGAATACACGGGCTTCAGTGCCGTTTACGAGTTTCTGGATCGCAATCGAGAGTCGCCCAGCACGGACCTAAACTGCACAATCGAAAAGGATGGTTTTGAAGGCTTCATCAACTCAACCGATGTCCCAGCTGACATAAGGGAGCAGGTGATACGCGATAAGATTCCTCTCGATTGCATTTGGCGCATACAAGTCAAGGATAATTGGAAA ATTTTTTTGAAATTCCTGACCTTTCAGCTAAGCAAACCGAATGACTGTGAGACGAACTTTCTGGATATATTCCCAGAGCAAACAGTGATGCCATTAAG AGTGAAAAACTTTTGTGGCTCGGCGGGCGAAAGTATTACAACAGAGTCCAATATTCTGCACATGCGATTTTACGCCGAACAAAGTGCGATTACCTCAACGTTCGCCATTCTATACACAGCGTTTCGGGACCGCGGCTCAGGCA GTTGCGCCAGTGATGAGTACGATTGCGAGGATGCGACCTGCATATCACAGGAACTAATGTGTAATGAGCGGGACAACTGCAAATTTCGCTGGGACGAGGAGAAGTGCAAG ACTGAAACGAATGGACAGTCGGAGCACGTGgtcatcattatcattgtgTTTGGCCTGATACTCGGCGGCATGGTAATCACATTCATTGTGAACTGCATTCGAAAGATAATACGTGATCAGAAGATAATACGC GATGTGCCAGCGCTACGTGATAGCGTCTATCACATTGATTCGTTTGTCTTGGACGCTCCAAAGAGCGCCATATTCGTGGGATTACAGAATGATTTCTTGTGCGATTTCACCTACACTCGCCACaaggagcaacaacagcagcagcatgctctcgccaacaacaacaacggcaacggcaacggcagcagccatacgcatacgcatacgaacagcaacagcagcaacagctgcagccagcgcagcagcatcgatagcagcaacaacaacagtcaaaTGCAGTTGCACAgcgagagcaacagcagcagctttgagATGCAGCAGCAGGTGTTGCCATTGGGCGATGATTACGATTGCGATTACGATTGTGACTACGATTACGATTGCGTTAGCAGCAATGCTCTCGACAATCTCTGTCCctatcagcaacagcaacagctacagcagcaaccatCGGCTGaggagcagcaactgcagctgcaactgcaactgcggcAAGATGTGGAGCAGCCAGATGAAGAGGAAGAGCTAGACGAAGAGGAGGAACAGGCTGAGGAGGAAGCTGAGGAAGAGGAAGCAGAGGAAgcagaggaagaggaggagtaCGACGATGGCATTGGATTTAGCTGTGACAGCGACAGCGCCACCATCGCTGAGGATGATGAATTTGTGCTAGTCACTGGGCATTGTCTGCCACtgaccagcaacagcaacaacaaccacaataacaacaacaacaatgggaaCAGCAACTCCAACTCGAACTGCAGCAGCTCATTGCAATGCAGCACGCCCACAGGCATTGATGGCTGCTCATCGGCAGCAGCATCGTCGACAACATCGGATGTGGACGCCATATTGCCGGACCTAACACCGCcattgccaccgccaccgccaccgccgccacctcGCCACCAGCAGCCACAGCTGACGGTCAAGTCGATGCCGAAGGCTAGAAAGGCGctgaaattttttaataaaatcatcTAA
- the LOC132797131 gene encoding neuropilin and tolloid-like protein 2 isoform X3 produces the protein MWRLSRWSSGGSVAAAAAVPVPQSSCCWLLILLIIGQTVYAAASIIESSRLESTAAQPQTIAPSSEHRVQQQRQHQQEFGNASSTTSDYRTAFAAAASTTTTTSSTAILSSSGKQHALTLARPPRGGRFKRQEEEEEVDRCRLFVEGSPNKNELYSPEYPNLYPKNINCTRVITAPKGQIIRLDFRNSFNIEAKEECKFDFLEIRDGQYGFSQLIGKFCGTDFPPEITSKERYLWLHFHSDDTIEYTGFSAVYEFLDRNRESPSTDLNCTIEKDGFEGFINSTDVPADIREQVIRDKIPLDCIWRIQVKDNWKIFLKFLTFQLSKPNDCETNFLDIFPEQTVMPLRVKNFCGSAGESITTESNILHMRFYAEQSAITSTFAILYTAFRDRGSGSCASDEYDCEDATCISQELMCNERDNCKFRWDEEKCKTETNGQSEHVVIIIIVFGLILGGMVITFIVNCIRKIIRDQKIIREHIRESKESKLDEMGRNSKARSRENISRP, from the exons CTGCCGCCAGCATCATCGAATCCAGCCGCCTGGAATCGACAGCAGCTCAACCACAGACAATAGCGCCAAGCAGCGAGCATcgagtgcagcagcagcggcaacatcaACAGGAGTTCGGCAATGCCAGCAGCACCACTTCCGACTATCGAACAgcatttgctgctgccgcatcgacaacaacaacaacatcatcgaCCGCAATcctcagcagcagcgggaAGCAGCATGCTTTAACGCTCGCTCGACCACCTCGCGGGGGACGCTTCAAGcggcaggaggaggaggaagaggttGATCGCTGTCGACTCTTTGTGGAGGGCTCTCCGAACAAGAATGAACTCTACAGTCCGGAGTATCCCAATCTCTATCCCAAGAACATCAATTGCACGAGAGTCATCACAG CGCCAAAGGGTCAAATCATACGCCTGGACTTTCGCAACTCGTTTAACATCGAGGCCAAGGAAGAgtgcaaatttgattttcttgaA ATACGCGATGGACAATATGGCTTCTCGCAGCTGATTGGTAAATTCTGCGGCACAGATTTCCCACCGGAAATCACCTCGAAGGAACGGTATCTGTGGCTGCATTTCCATTCGGACGATACCATTGAATACACGGGCTTCAGTGCCGTTTACGAGTTTCTGGATCGCAATCGAGAGTCGCCCAGCACGGACCTAAACTGCACAATCGAAAAGGATGGTTTTGAAGGCTTCATCAACTCAACCGATGTCCCAGCTGACATAAGGGAGCAGGTGATACGCGATAAGATTCCTCTCGATTGCATTTGGCGCATACAAGTCAAGGATAATTGGAAA ATTTTTTTGAAATTCCTGACCTTTCAGCTAAGCAAACCGAATGACTGTGAGACGAACTTTCTGGATATATTCCCAGAGCAAACAGTGATGCCATTAAG AGTGAAAAACTTTTGTGGCTCGGCGGGCGAAAGTATTACAACAGAGTCCAATATTCTGCACATGCGATTTTACGCCGAACAAAGTGCGATTACCTCAACGTTCGCCATTCTATACACAGCGTTTCGGGACCGCGGCTCAGGCA GTTGCGCCAGTGATGAGTACGATTGCGAGGATGCGACCTGCATATCACAGGAACTAATGTGTAATGAGCGGGACAACTGCAAATTTCGCTGGGACGAGGAGAAGTGCAAG ACTGAAACGAATGGACAGTCGGAGCACGTGgtcatcattatcattgtgTTTGGCCTGATACTCGGCGGCATGGTAATCACATTCATTGTGAACTGCATTCGAAAGATAATACGTGATCAGAAGATAATACGC GAGCACATACGTGAGTCCAAGGAGAGCAAACTGGACGAGATGGGACGCAACTCCAAGGCACGTTCGCGTGAGAACATATCAAG